A stretch of DNA from Leptolyngbya sp. CCY15150:
GGGTGAAGTATCAATCACAAACGCAACGGTTCCCTCTTTAATGACCTCGCCTATAAAACTACCACCGACTTGCTCAGAAAATAGAAGGTTCGCCTGCTGCTGCTCCTGCCCAACAACAATCGTACCCTGGTCAGGATAGATGGAGAGCGTATCTGGGGAGGTGTTTTCTACTTTCATGCCAATTGAGACAAGCGTAACCTCATCCCGTCCATTAACTGCGGGTTTGACAACGTCACTGGGTTGAAACTGCGTGACTCCAATTTTTGTGATCGTGATTGTAAATGGCCCAGTTGTGAATGTCTCGTTAACGTCAAGAATTTTAATGAGTTCAAGACGACCCATTTCTGGAGTTTCAATGACATCACCGACTATATCTAATTTCTCAGGGTCATTTTCTGGGGCAATAGCCGCATCACTGTCCTGCTCATTTTGTTGCTCGGTTGTTTCAGGAATTTCTGCGGATGTCACGCCTTCTTGAGATTCTGAAGTTTCGGTTGTTGGAGTTTCAACGTCTGTGGGGGTGCCACAGCTTGCCAAACCGAGAACTAAGATAACGGCGAATACTTGTTTCATAGGTTTTACCCTAAAGCTTACGGGATAGTCTTAGTATGACCCTAAGCATCTTTTTAATAACACTCTGCTCAGAGAAAAATCACATCTAGGAATAGGAAGCTTAGTTAGCTAGCTAGAGCGAAGGTAACCCAAACGAAAAGACCAGATCCCCGACTTTTTGAAAAAGTCGGGGATCTATCGCCCCCATAGTCTAGCGTCTCGTCGTCGAAAAATTGTCGAACCAGCCGCGTTTCCAGAAGAAGTAGATTTGCAGGGCGGCAATCACCAACATTACTGCCAAACAGATCACGTAGCCCCAGTACCATCCCAGTTCGGGCATGTTGAAGGGTGACTTCTCGGTATCAAAGTTCATGCCGTAGATTCCAGCGATGAAGGTCAGAGGGATGAAGATGGAGGAGATTACCGTCAGCAGCTTCATCACTTCATTCATGCGGTTGTTGATCGATGACAGATACACATCCATCAGGCTGGAGGCAATTTCGCGGTAGCTTTCGATGATATCTACCACCTGCACAATATGATCGTAGACGTCTTGCAGGTAGACGCGCACCTCTTGGCTGATCAGTTCGTCGCTGTCGCGGATCAGGCTGTTGATCACGCTACGCTGGGGCCAGATATAGCGACGCAGCTTCATCAGCCCCCGGCGCATGCGGTGGATTTTCTTGATGGTGGCATTGGTGGGGTTGGCAACCACTTCTTCTTCGAGTTCTTCGAGGGTTTCGCCAATCACCTCTAGCACCGGAAAAAAGCTGTCAACAATGGTGTCGAGCAGGGCATAGGCGAGGTAGTCGGCCTGCTGGCGGCGAATGGAGCCGGTACCCCGGCGAATGCGATCGCGCACCGGCTCAAATGAGTCCCATTCGGGTTCTTCCTGGAATGTGACGAGAAAGCCCTTGCCTATGACAAAGCTTACCTGCTCACTGCCTACCCCAGAGCCGGTTTTTTTGGGCTGCACCATCTGCATGATGATCAAAATCTTGTCGTCGTAAAAATCGATTTTGGGACGATGGGGCACATTGACAATGTCTTCGAGCATAAGGGGGTGAAGGGCAAAGGT
This window harbors:
- the corA gene encoding magnesium/cobalt transporter CorA, which translates into the protein MSRRTPNPGANPSSTPDQADQSCTNPVDAETLRAAASNTPHASSHEGRKKLIDFNYSIPGTLPGVLNIPDDALPTELYLIDYDPDAVRTATIDHPIECEASGSPESITWLDARGLGSEATLLEIRQTFALHPLMLEDIVNVPHRPKIDFYDDKILIIMQMVQPKKTGSGVGSEQVSFVIGKGFLVTFQEEPEWDSFEPVRDRIRRGTGSIRRQQADYLAYALLDTIVDSFFPVLEVIGETLEELEEEVVANPTNATIKKIHRMRRGLMKLRRYIWPQRSVINSLIRDSDELISQEVRVYLQDVYDHIVQVVDIIESYREIASSLMDVYLSSINNRMNEVMKLLTVISSIFIPLTFIAGIYGMNFDTEKSPFNMPELGWYWGYVICLAVMLVIAALQIYFFWKRGWFDNFSTTRR